The sequence below is a genomic window from Mus musculus strain C57BL/6J chromosome 4, GRCm38.p6 C57BL/6J.
AAGTGTAGTGATATTATACCATTTCAACTTTGCAAAGAGACGTACATGTGTGTTCTAAGAtttattccttttcattttaCATATACTAGTGTTttgctcatatgtatgtatatgtaccatatgtgtgcaATGCCAAGGACAGAGAGGAcaccagatcccctagaactggagttacagatggttgtgaactgccatgtggtgcCAGGAACTCAAgccaggtcttctacaagagctgacagtgctcttaactgttgagccatctcttcaggccataaataggttttaaaaggtgttttaacaagacaaaaaacaagacagcaacttCATTTTATGGAAGAGTAAGATTTAATATCTGGTTTTGGTTTAATTCTAGATTTTTTTAGAAATACAAGTATATAGCCGTGGTCACTTCCTGTgtactgtttgcttgcttgctggtCTAAGCGGTATCTCTGCTGAGCTGAATGCCTCACTTCTTGCCCCTCCTGCATCCATCGTGTGCTTCATTCCAGTCCTGCTTGGCGAGGACGTAGAGGGAAGTCGTATTCTCAGACCTTTCATTCCAAGAAGAGTGGCCAATGGAGAACACACcacttttgtttatttctaatttttattttatatgtgggttttgcctacatgtatggcTGTGCGGATATGTTCAGTACCtagaaaggccagaagaggatgtcagatccccttggCTGGAGTTTAGACCTCTGTGAGCCACTGTCTGGCTTCTGGATCTTCTGGGAGAGTAGCCAGTACTCTCTCTAGACTAAGAACACCTCTTTTAAATAGTTCTGGCTTATTATTCTTAAATCCTTTCAATTTGTGTACATACCCACACTGGACTGGTGGAATCAGATCATTTTAGAGCTGAAAGGATTTATTAGAGTATCTTTAGTTTAGACTTGGAGGAAGACAGGTGGACTCATTAAACACTGTTTAATTATTGAGGCAGAGCCAGTTGTAAGATGGAGATGTTATAAGCCTCCATATTCTATTGTGCTTAGATGAGATCTTGACAATGAAGGTCAGTTGCTGCTCCTCTCTCACACCTTCCCCTCAGGTGTGGGGGCTTTGCTAGACTCCAGGAACATTAGATTTTAGTCTCTATTATGAAATTGgatgatttgatttttgtttcttttttttttgtaattgtttATCTGTAATAATATGTCCTCTCTCAGGAATTCTTAGAAATGTGAATTAGAAATCAGCCTGGGCTTTGCTTATCTTTGACTTTATAGAATCTTGAACTGTTTGTTGACTAGGTTTTTGATTTAGAATACAAATATTTGTTAAACTTGGCTAATGTTAAAAAGCATGCGggcaggggtccatcccataatcagccaccaagcgcagacactattgcatacgccagcaagattttgctgaagggaccctgatatagctgtctcttgtgaggctaagccagtgcctggcaaacacagaagtggatgatcacagtcagctattggatggaacacagggcccccaatggaggagctagagaaagtacccaaggagctgaagggggtctgcaaccctataggtggaacaacaatatgaactaaccagtacccccagagctcgtgtctctagctgcatatgtagcagaagatggcttagtcggccatcactgggaagagaggccccttggtcttacaaactttatatgccctaatacaggggaaacaccagggccaagaagtgggattgggtggatagcggagcgggggtggggagggtataggggacttttgggatagcatttgaaatgtaaataaaaaattggaggaaaaaaatggaaaaattaaaaaaaaaacatgagggtgcatacacacacacacacatgtgactgCAAATTTGTTTAGGACTTTTACAATTTAGGAAGTAGTAAGCATACATAAAAACGGTTGTCAACTATGCATGGTGTTTCATACCTATAATCTTATGTtattgggaggctgaggaaggaggagaattgccttgaattcaaggctagtctacactgcagaatgagaccctgtctcaaaaaaagcaagGGGAGGCAGTAAAGAGAGGTCTCAGAAGtttagagtacttgctgctcttggagaggactaGAGTGTTGTTCTTAGCATCTGCCTCAGACTGGACTCAGTTGGTCCTTCAACCCGTGGGAGAATGTcggtggggtgacaaacagacacaaacaccagagagagtgttggatctgtgtgtaatttctcaaagtgagcatcagacttatattacagaagaaaacaaggaagtttaGTGATACATTGAGGTCATCAAAGGTACATGAGGTTACCTGATGCAAAAATGACTCTTtatacaaaacagaggaatgcatacataaaagggAACAGGAACCatgcagtgtttacaactgggataaaaaaatcagtgtttacaactgggatgAAAAagagccccacctaaggtcagtttattcttagaagccaggggcaaggacATAGTTATTCCACCTTTtacctaggccattgtaaatttctatatatgggagtgactcagctgtttttctaagtatttactctagttccttcttagaccacaaccttccttcttcctaggccattgtaaattcctgcgcATAGGagttattctaagtttactttgtagaactagccctgagatttctaggtcttttttagtaaattgtaatgccggatttctttcactatctacactggaggcatttcgtctgaatgaataaatttaaaactcGAGGTCAGCTCAATgatttcctaggatattggaacagtGGTGGAGGTCAATCTAACTTAGCGatatgtcaaatcattccttggaggcacttataataaaataatactgaaagCACACATATCTGTTCACCGACTAacacaaggacaagtttggagcattcatgcTACCGGATACCAAGGAtccaggagactaaatttccatgaaactctttgcctcagaactgtgtccaagcttttgggtctgtcactggcgTGGGTGTAGCAAGCATCCACATTAGATGGCtcacaacctgtaactccagctccaagggatctaagACCCTCGTCTGACCTCTGGGCACCTGCATACATgcagcataaacacacacacacttgagcacATGGACTCATACACATACGCATAAATACAGTAACtaaacttgttttaaaagtatttttggctgggcaatggtggtgtacGCCCTTAATCCCAtttcttaggaggcagaggcaggtggagctctataAGTTCatagccagccttgtctatagagtCAGGTCCAGGACAGCCTGTTTTCAACATTAATAAAAAGGGTACCAAAGGTAAAATGGtttgttaaaaataatacaaataaacgAATGATAGAATCAACTAACATGCATGTTTTCTAACTCTCACTAAAGGGTTCTATATAACACAAATGTAAGGCTTGAATAAAAAACTTAATACCTGCCTTTGCCTGTGTCATAATTCCTGTGAAAGGCAAGTAATAGTTATTTATCCCATGACTTGGTATAGAAAAATTagtgtacatatacacagaacTGCAGAACTTTGTCTTTAAGTTGTTCATTTAGAATAGAGAACTTTCCAGAATGCCCTTCACTCCAGTTGGAGATCATTTTCCTAAGGCAAGATCAGGACCTCCTCCCTTTCTAACGCCTTTAATTAAAAAGAGTTACTTGTGTGTGAGTATTTTCTGCAGGTATGAATGTGTATCttgtgcatgcctgatgcccatggaggccagaagaccgcatcagatcccctgaaattaGAGTTACAGGAAATTGTGAGCTGCAGTgcgggtactgggaactgaacctaggtcctctgaatgAGAAGTcagctctcttaactgctgagccgtccaTTCAGCCACAGGAATTTTTGATCTCTGTAGTCCTAGCGAACACAAACAGGCTTTATATaggcattaaaattattttatgctcAGAGGTTGttttatataattggaaatagCTACAGAGTTACTTGGAGAAAATGGTGCTGTAAATGTATTCCCACAGTAAGGATTATCGTATGCCCCTGCTGCATACTTTAAATTTCCTTAGAGGTTAGTTGtactgtttttttgttattgtttgtttgtctgtattGTTATTTTGAAATAGTCTCATGTGGTCAGGCTGGCGTGGAACCACtatatagccaaagatgacctggAGCTCCtggtctttctgcctcttcccCAAGTCTGGAGATTACACTTGGCTAGAAAGAAGGAGTCAAAAGAATGTGTTTATTTCTCCTGACCCCACCTTTGTCCTCTGTACCTAGTATGCCAGTGAAAAGGGAGGACAGAAACTCCACAGAGAAAACAACAAAGCTAGGTGTGAGATATCTCATACCTGgaaccccagcatttggaagactgAGACAGCAGGGGTTCATcaaagctggaggccagcctaggcaatttTGTAAGATAttgtttcaaattaaaaaaaaaaaaagataggactATAATTGCACACATGTgatctgagctcagttcccagtacaTATTCACCCACCCCGTGCTTTGAAAAAGATGTGGTCCTTTTTGCAAGTACATTGAATACTATAGTTGAGTCATATAAAtagaatcatatatatatatattgtggttTGAGCTCTTTTAAAAACAGGATGTCAGTAGCTGAAGCaatttactgtgtagcccaggccagcctcaaacccacagcaatcctcctgccttagccttctaaatgctagagttatagatgtgtatcaccatgcctgtctcACATGAGATCTATTGCttattggttttgattttttttttaatttatgagtaTGGCTGCTTTGCCCATATACCCCATATattcctggtacccacagagtcTAGAAtatggtatcagatcccctggcactggcGTTATAGATGcttgttgtgagccatcatgtaggtactgggaatcaaactccagtcctttgcaagaatagccagtactctttacctccgagccatctctccagcccctttgtgtgtgtgtgtgtgtgtgtgtgtgtgtgtgtgtgtgtgtgtgtgtgtgtgtgtttatgacaaAGTCTAAGTGTGGGGCTGACTGGCCTGCAACTCTTGGTGGAAATCTGACTGGCCTTGGACTTGCCAGGATCCTTCCATCTTGGCATGAACCATCACACCACACAGAGCCTGTACGCTGCTGTGAGGTTCCTTCCACTTACATGATTTAAGGTTCCTCCGTTTTGTAGTAAATATTACTactatttttttagatttatttatttatatgagcacactataGCCATCTTCAGATATTCCAGAAGtaggcattggatctcattacagatagttgtgagccaccatgtggttgctgggaattgaactcaggacctctggaagatcagtcagtgctcttaacctcggagccatctctccagtcccatattactactatttttcttattgtcaaatattcaaatacattGATAGAACACATAGTACTTGTGCATTTTTAACTTGAAAGACATTTCTACTTTTCCAATTTTACTTAAAAACACCAGCTTAGGGCTCGTGAGATGACTTTGCAGGCATGGAAACCTGCCTGACCATCTGAGTTTGAATGCCAGAAtccacagtagaaggagagaactgagtcctgaaaagttgccctctgacttccacttaAGGGCCACAGTTTACAATAATAccttgctctcacacacacatactaatacTAATAGCaataacagcaataataatacAGACAATAAGGAAATTCAATATAAAGAGAAAGTATGCATTAGCTTACAGATCTAAAACCTCAGGAATCCTCAAGCTGGGTAAATATAAAGACTATGTCCCAGCaaacactgaaaaagaaagaaatgtgtaaaCAGCTAGAGAGAAAGGCTAGCGATTTGCTGAGGCACAGCAGTGCTGATGATATCAGGCCTGCTGAGTAGAGAGAGCTCCTAGGCAGTGTAGTGTCTGACAGATGCTGAACAGAACATGCAAATAGACACAAAACTGTCaacccagaattctttctcttgCTAAAACATACTTCCAaagtaaagatattttatttgttacaGGTAAACTTGCATGgcaaaaaatattaaatgaactTTGCAATTAGAAGAAGTATAGTACCAGAGGAAAACTCAAACCTATATGAAATGTACTAGTAATAGTAAATATTTGGATAACTGTAAATGACTATATTTTTCTGAGTTTCTTTAGAGATAGCTAATCACTTTATGATTTAAAAACATTATATTGTGAGATTAactatatgtaaaatatgtgaCAATAGCATAAACTTGAGGTTCTGGGTGGTTTGACTATCACAAagctctctcttttccccctttcctactttttcatgtgtttgtgtgtactgtgtatgtggtagtttgaataagagtggccctcataagcacatatattgaacacttggtccccagttggaggaactgtttgggaagaattaggaggtatggccttgttggaggaggtgtgttactgagggtgggctttgagggttcaaAGCCCACACCATTGCTAGATAGCTCTTTGCCGCTAAGGATGTAAGCTCTCATCTTCTTCCATGCCATGCGtgactgcctgctgccatgctccctgacaTGATGGTCATAGCTAAATCTCTAGAACTGTGAGTccccaagttttatttttttatatattgcgttggtcatggtatttatcacagcaattaaaaagtaacaaagatagtgtacatgaatgtgtgtgtgtgtgtttctctgtgtatgggtGTCTGCGGAGGCCTGAGGTTGATATCTGGAATCTTCCCCTATTAATTGTTCTTCCACTTAATTCATTGAGGTGAGGTTTCTCAGTAAAATGCAGCGCTCACCAATGATTCAGCTGGTCTTGCTAGCCAGCTTGGTTTGGGCATCTTTTGGTTTTGACTTCTGAGGCTGGAATTATGGGAAAGCTGCTGTGTCTACCTGGCATTGATAGTTCGAGAGAGCCAGACTGTCTCCCTTGCTGTCGTGGTAAGAACTTTAGctgctgacccatctccccagtcccacaaGGTACTAATACAGTAACTTTGGGAATAACCACTAtaacacttttaaaaacaaacaaacaaaaagagccacCCTGATGTCATGGTGTTTACCTGTAACCCTTACCTGAGAGCCTGAGATAGGAGGACCaaaatttgaggctagcttaAACTATGTAACAAGACCCTTCTAAGAAGTGGGAGGTGGTGGAGCATGGCAGCTCTGcaaacttttaatcccagtgcttgggaggcagaggcaggttgatctctgtgaatttgaggccagcctggtctacagagtgagttccaggccatcagagatacacagtgaaaactgtcttcaaaaaaacaaaaaaacccaactctttctttttgtgtgttgcTATGTCACCCAGACTGAGAAAGATCCAGAAACTTCATGGCCATGACTGTATGTGTCAGTCAGCATTAGAAGCAGCCAGGAGGCCAGGGTAGTACTGATAACATGCATCACCACAGGATCAACTTTGACAAATACCATCCAGGTGACTTGGGAGTTAGTATGAGGCGTTACCACTTAAAGAAGGACCAGATCTGTGACCAACCCTCAGCCTGAATAAGCTTTGGACATTGGTCACTGAGAATTGGTCAGTAAGTCGGTAACCGCTGCCTAAAGAAGACTGGAGCTATTCCAGTCACTGATGTAATATGATCCTGATACCGCAAAGTTCTGGGGAAGAGAAAGTTCCCTAAGCCGCCTGTCATCATGGAAGCCACATGCTTCAGAAAAGGAGCTCAGGAGATTAAGAGTGTTGGGGGTTTCTGTGTCCTGAAGGCTTGAAGCCACATACATTAATTAAATGCTaactatctttaaaacaaaaaaacctaagggGTCAGAGATACGGCTCAGTACATAAAGGTACATGCTACCAAGTATAGTGGCTTGAGCTCAGTCCTTGAGACACACACAGTGAAGGAATAGTGGCTCCTGATAGttgttcctttcccttcctcttcccatgtGTGCCATGGAAGTatacgcacacacgcgcgcgcgcgcgcacacacacacacaagaaactaATCAAAAATATAACATGTCAATAGGTGGAAAATGAGTGAGTGAGAAATGATCTTCCTTACAAACTATATATTTGAAAGAGACTTAATTACATTCATAATAAGTAGGAGATAAGACAGAAGATTACTAGAAATAAAgggatattttatactattagaGGGTCGGTTACTTAGGAAGTTACATTTCTACATGTATGAGACCtaataatcaatttttaaaatttgtaagagCAAAACTGAAAGATGAAAGAAATCTACAGTTGGGTATTTTAAGACTGTCCTCGCAATAAAGGTAGAGCAACATGAGCTGGTAAAGATTCAGATGAGCTGTAGAGTGTTATCCAATATCTTGATGAATTGACCTGAAATACTGGCATCAGAGGTGGCGTATTAATCAAGTGCACATTGAATTTCCCTGAATTTCCCTGAATAGGTCCCATCAGACTCAGAGAACTGAAATCTGAAGAGAGTGTTCTTAGCTGGGAATGGTCGCTCCCACCTGAGATCTCAGGACTTAGAAAGCCTCCGAGCCCCACGgggaggccttgtctcaaaaagggaaaaaataaaagcacCATGAAGTTTCAACTTGGGAATTTAGAAAAAAGGAACAAACTAAATgcaaagaaagtgggaaatataACAGGGCTGGGGATCAGGTGGTGAGCTGCTTGCTGAGCATACACGAAGCCCTGTGTGTGAGGTCCAGCGCCAGTCTGAAATCCTAGTTCTcagaggtgaggcaggagagtcCCAAGCTCAGGGCCAGCATAGCTACACATGGAGACTGTTTCAGCAAGCAAGCAGAGGTACAGAATGTGTAAATATCCAgtactaaaaagaaagaaactatattAATAGTCTAAAAGAGTAGCCATTACATTATAAATAACAACACTAAACTAATACATTTAGCAATTTAAGAGGAAAGGGACACATCCCCAAATCACCTAAGCTGTAGAAATGGCACAAGGTTGTGTTGGAgaaatgatggctcagcagtcaagtgCACTGGCTGcgcttccagaggaccctggttcaattcccagcaaccacatggtggctcacaaccatctgtaccaaGATCTGACCTCTTctgtggtgtctgaagacagctacagtgtgcatattataatagtaaataaatctttttttaaaaagtaaatttcccTTAGTGAggctggaaatgtagctcagttgataaaacACTTGCCTACATGTATGAAGCCCAGGTTTACATCCAGTTCCCAGAATGGTAAATGATTGAGTACGGTGCATacatgtgatcccagcacctgggagtgggAGCgatgtggaagcaggaggatgaaAGGCTCAAGGTCCTCCTCAGAAACACAGCAAGTTCTCAGCCTGCCTGAGCAACCTAGTGAgatcctgctgtgtgtgtgtgtgtgtgtgtgtgtgtgtgtgtgtgagagagagagagagagagagagagagagagagagagagagagagagagagagaaagcccagGGTGTAGCTCAGCAGTACAACCCTTGCCTAGCACATACTACACCCTAAGCCACTCCCCAGGACTGAAAAAAACCTGCAAAGGAATGCATGGCCCATGGTGATGGAAATCAAACAGTTGTTGGCTCAGAGATAGAGAAATTGTCTGGAAGAAAGATAAGAGAATTTCTGGACTCATGGAAATGTTCTGTATCCTCATTGGGGTATTGGTCACCCTAGTGAATCGTGAGATATttgaaacttcatttttttttcagcaaacatTGTTTATATACTACTATGAGTCCCCTGCTATAATAGTTATTAGGGACATAAAAATAGAGAAACGCAAGTATCTGAGCCTGTAGGGGACATCAAAGCAGAGTGGGCACAAATGCTCTGAAGCAAGTAGAGTGCATCTGCTGAGTTAGAGAAGGGACCATAAACCTTCACAAAAGGCAGAAGGACTTTGGGGTCAAGAGAGCTCATTGTCTGATATAGGTATAGACGTGTGTGTCTGATGTAAGTGTAGACGTGTGTCTGATGATGTGTTTGAGAGCCTCAAGCAGCTGGCTGTGGAAGCAGTGATGGGGGATGTTGTAAGGTGGGACGAAAGAGGCTGGGCTGATCGTCACTAGGGGACTGCTGAAGCCTTTTAGATGGGAGGGCATCAGCTCTCTTTCAGGATTTTACAAGAGAATATTTGTCAGTTAAGAAAAAgtactagccgggcgtggtggcacacgcctttaatcccagcacttgggaggcagaggcaggaggatttctgagttcgaggccagcctggtctacagagtgaattccaggacagtcagggctatatagagaaaccctgtctcaaaaaaacaaaagaaaaaaaaaagtactaaagTTGAAATTATAGGCAAAACTAAATTAGAAAGGGGTTGTAAAATAAAACagcttgtttttaatatttattcattataacATTGTGATTATGGTTTTTATATCTGTctattccctttcttcctctaaaaTTAACACTAGGAATCCGGAAACCTTTTGGACCACCACAGGCATGTTTCCCCAGGAGTTCATTATTTGTTTTCACAAACACGTAAAGATTGAAAAGCTTGTGATACAAAGTTACTTGGGTAAGCAAATCacacattaattttttattctccTTTAATTTTTCCGTAGGCAGAGGACACATGTACACTTTTGGCAGGAGACTAGTTTTTCCTTACAGCATGGGATCCAGTTTTATTACAGAAATGGGAGGGTGGCGAGTCTGCGCTAACTGCCTTCAGCACAATTAGTCCTCTTAAGTTGCAAACCCTTCCAAAGCACATCATAATTTCCATGCAGCTTGCTGTGTGAACGTCTTTGGCAGAAGACTATGAGTAATGCAAGAAGCTGGCTTGCCCAAATACTGAGTTCTATGACATCCTCATCCTAGGTTCATTTAGCCTGTAGTTCTCAGAGTCTTGCTGTAAATCTGATAACCCCAGTTATTCTCATTAGATAGTTTTGATCCTTCCATTGCTAGTGACATTTCCTGGAGATTACAAGTGGAATCTCCTCTTGGAACATAAAGCCCTGTCTGTGATAAAGTATATCAGAgtcatggcaggaaacagaaTAGATCCCAGATGTTTCAAGTGAAGAGACTTTATTAACAAATCTACTTATAAAATCCTGGCCTGGGCTGCAAGAATGAATAAGCGATAA
It includes:
- the Hspb11 gene encoding intraflagellar transport protein 25 homolog isoform X2, which codes for MRKVDLCSVTEGTEVILATSSDEKHPPENIIDGPAWRGRRGKSYSQTFHSKKSGQWRTHHFCLFLIFILYVGFAYMYGCADMFST